The following are from one region of the Salvelinus alpinus chromosome 16, SLU_Salpinus.1, whole genome shotgun sequence genome:
- the commd2 gene encoding COMM domain-containing protein 2 produces MLLVLSDEHKEHLGFLPEVDSAVVGEFGRIAVEFLRKGTNPKIYEGAARKLSVDAETVQHGVEGLMYLLTESSKLMISEVDFQDSVLVLGFTEELNQLLLQLYLENRKEIRHILGELTPSLPHYHNLEWRLDVQLASRALRQQVKPTVTMKLHLEESGGDKSAKVLQTDPATLMHLIQELEKALAELKTTHCRRILRNIK; encoded by the exons ATGCTGTTGGTGTTATCTGACGAACATAAGGAGCACCTGGGGTTTCTGCCAGAGGTGGACTCTGCGG TGGTTGGTGAATTTGGACGAATAGCGGTTGAGTTCCTTCGAAAGGGAACAAACCCTAAGATCTATGAGGGGGCTGCCA GAAAGCTGAGTGTTGACGCAGAGACCGTACAGCATGGTGTGGAGGGACTCATGTACCTTCTCACGGAGAGCTCCAAACTCATG ATCTCTGAGGTGGACTTTCAGGACTCAGTGCTGGTGCTGGGCTTCACCGAGGAGCTGAACCAGCTGCTGCTGCAGCTCTACCTGGAAAACAGGAAGGAGATCCGACACATCCTCGGTGAACTCACCCCCTCACTGCCACACTACCACAACCTGGAGTGGAGGCTGGACGTGCAG CTGGCCAGTCGTGCCCTCCGGCAGCAGGTTAAGCCTACAGTGACTATGAAGCTGCAcctggaggagagtggaggagataaGAGCGCTAAGGTACTACAGACTGACCCTGCCACCCTGATGCACCTCATCCAGGAGCTGGAGAAAGCCCTAGCTGAGCTCAAGACCACCCATTGCCGCAGGATCCTACGCAACATCAAATAG